Proteins encoded in a region of the Streptomyces sp. NBC_01298 genome:
- a CDS encoding amidohydrolase family protein, producing the protein MELPRIISVDDHVIEPAHLFDVWLPAKYRDRGPKALTAGIGELAYTGGKYVITMDPDGPPTDWWIYEDLKFPYKRNIAAVGFDRDEMTLEGITREEMRRGCWDPKARLLDMDLNHVEASLCFPTFPRFCGQTFAEAKDKEVALACVRAYNDWMVEEWCGDSGGRLIPLCIIPLWDIDLAVAEIRRNAARGVRAVTFSEIPTHLGLPSIHTGYWDPFFAVCQETGTVVNMHIGSSSQMPAASPDAPPAVQAALSFNNAMASMMDFLFSGVLVKFPTLKLAYSEGQMGWIPYALERADDVWQEHRAWGGVKDLIPEPPSTYYYRQMFCCFFRDKHGIASLDVVGRDNATFETDYPHVDSTFPHTKEVALDHVKGLDEETVYKLMRGNAIRMLGLDFDKDRRTGR; encoded by the coding sequence ATGGAACTGCCTCGGATCATCAGCGTCGACGACCACGTCATCGAACCGGCCCACCTCTTCGACGTGTGGCTGCCGGCCAAGTACCGCGACCGCGGTCCCAAGGCGCTCACCGCCGGCATCGGCGAGCTCGCCTACACCGGCGGCAAGTACGTGATCACCATGGACCCCGACGGCCCGCCCACCGACTGGTGGATCTACGAGGACCTGAAGTTCCCGTACAAGCGCAACATCGCCGCCGTGGGCTTCGACCGGGACGAGATGACCCTGGAGGGCATCACCCGCGAGGAGATGCGGCGCGGCTGCTGGGACCCCAAGGCGCGCCTCCTCGACATGGACCTCAACCACGTCGAGGCCTCCCTGTGCTTCCCGACCTTCCCGCGCTTCTGCGGGCAGACCTTCGCCGAGGCGAAGGACAAGGAAGTGGCCCTGGCCTGCGTGCGCGCGTACAACGACTGGATGGTCGAGGAGTGGTGCGGGGACAGCGGGGGCCGGCTCATCCCGCTCTGCATCATCCCGCTCTGGGACATCGACCTGGCCGTCGCCGAGATCCGGCGCAACGCCGCGCGCGGGGTGCGGGCGGTGACCTTCTCCGAGATCCCCACCCACCTCGGCCTGCCGTCCATCCACACCGGCTACTGGGACCCCTTCTTCGCCGTCTGCCAGGAGACCGGCACCGTCGTCAACATGCACATCGGGTCCAGCTCCCAGATGCCCGCCGCCTCCCCCGACGCCCCGCCCGCCGTACAGGCGGCGCTCAGCTTCAACAACGCCATGGCCTCGATGATGGACTTCCTGTTCAGCGGGGTGCTCGTCAAGTTCCCGACGCTGAAACTGGCCTACAGCGAGGGCCAGATGGGCTGGATCCCGTACGCCCTGGAGCGCGCCGACGACGTGTGGCAGGAGCACCGGGCCTGGGGCGGGGTCAAGGACCTGATCCCCGAGCCGCCGTCCACGTACTACTACCGGCAGATGTTCTGCTGCTTCTTCCGCGACAAGCACGGGATCGCCTCGCTGGACGTCGTCGGCCGCGACAACGCCACCTTCGAGACCGACTACCCGCACGTGGACTCGACCTTCCCGCACACCAAGGAGGTCGCCCTCGACCACGTCAAGGGTCTCGATGAGGAGACCGTGTACAAGCTGATGCGCGGAAATGCCATCCGCATGCTCGGACTCGACTTCGACAAGGACCGGCGGACGGGGCGGTAG